From a region of the Anomalospiza imberbis isolate Cuckoo-Finch-1a 21T00152 chromosome 3, ASM3175350v1, whole genome shotgun sequence genome:
- the RTN4IP1 gene encoding reticulon-4-interacting protein 1, mitochondrial translates to MLSWGAAGGRALRWANGRAPARGLRASPRARIAMPSWVIDRYGSNEVLRFTREMMFPIIHFPNEVIIKVHAASLNPIDLSMRSGYGATALNMKRDPLKLKTGETEFPLTLGRDVSGVVMECGLGVSYFKPGDEVWAAIPPWKQGTLSEFVVASGNEVSFKPKSLSHTEAAALPYVGLTAWSALNQVGGLNQTNCSGKRILILGASGGVGTFAVQLMKAWDAHVTAVCSHDASTLVKKLGADDVIDYKSGNLEEQLKALPLFDFILDNVGGSTEKWALDLLKKWSGATYVTLVTPFLINMDKLGVADGMLQTGVTVGSKTLKHLLKGVHYRWAFFMPSGPSLDEIAELVDSGKIQPVIDEVFSFSEVPEAFLKLEGGHARGKTVINVISRQ, encoded by the exons ATGCTGTCGTGgggagcggcgggcgggcgggcgctgCGCTGGGCGAACGGGCGAGCACCGGCCCGCGGGCTCCGCGCCTCTCCGCGGGCGCGGATCGCCATGCCCAGCTGGGTCATAGACCGGTACGGCAGCAACGAGGTGCTGCGCTTCACCAGGGAGATGATGTTCCCCATCATACACTTCCCGAACGAGGTCATCATTAAGGTTCACGCTGCGAGCCTGAACCCCATCGACCTCAGCATGAGAA GTGGTTATGGTGCAACTGCGTTAAATATGAAGCGGGATCCCCTGAAACTCAAAACGGGCGAGACTGAATTTCCTCTAACGCTTGGTCGAGATGTCTCTGGTGTTGTTATGGAATGTGGACTGGGTGTGTCCTATTTCAAACCTGGAGATGAG GTGTGGGCAGCAATTCCTCCATGGAAACAAGGCACTCTGTCAGAGTTTGTGGTAGCTAGTGGAAACGAG GTATCTTTTAAGCCAAAGTCTCTCAGTCACACAGAAGCTGCTGCCTTACCATATGTTGGTCTCACTGCGTGGTCTGCACTTAACCAAGTGGGAGGACTGAACCAAACTAATTGTAGTGGGAAAAG aatATTAATATTAGGAGCTTCAGGAGGAGTTGGTACATTTGCTGTACAG CTAATGAAGGCCTGGGATGCTCACGTGACAGCAGTTTGCTCTCATGATGCCAGCACACTGGTGAAAAAGCTTGGAGCAGACGATGTGATTGATTATAAATCTGGAAATCTGGAAGAGCAGCTTAAAGCATTACCCTT GTTTGATTTTATCCTAGATAATGTTGGTGGATCCACTGAGAAATGGGCACTAGATCTCTTGAAGAAATGGTCAGGAGCAACGTATGTTACTTTAGTGACACCTTTCCTTATCAATATGGACAAACTTGGAGTGGCTGATGGCATGTTGCAAACAGGAGTCACTGTTGGTTCCAAAACTCTGAAG CATCTCCTTAAAGGAGTCCATTATCGGTGGGCATTTTTTATGCCAAGTGGCCCAAGTTTGGATGAAATAGCAGAACTGGTTGATTCTGGAAAG ATTCAACCAGTTATTGATGAAGTCTTCTCATTTTCTGAAGTTCCAGAGGCCTTTCTGAAGTTGGAAGGAGGACATGCACGTGGAAAAACAGTGATCAATGTAATTAGTAGACAATAA